DNA from Nitrospiria bacterium:
GGTTTTTGCCAATTGGGGAGCGTGTGCGGGCGGAGGGAGAGAGGCCTTTTAACCGTTTTCGTTCTACATCGGTTCGGATTCTCAAAGCCCCTGTTTTTTCCAATAAAAATTGAGTCAGAGTGGTTTTCCCCGAACCTGAGAATCCATGAGTAATGGCCAGCCATTTTTCTTTTGGATGGGTATATCCTTTAGCCAGATTCAGGTAGGTTTTTATTTCCTCCCTAATTAATTTTTGATCTTTTTTGGTAATTCCCTCCTGATTTAACCGTATGCAAGATACCTTTGCCCGAACCAGAGCACGGTAAACCTGGAAATAACGAAGAATCCGGGTTCCTTCATAGTCTCCTGTTTTTTCTAAATAGCCATTTAAAATTTTGTTAGCAAAAAAATATTGCCTTCTGTCCTCCAGATCCATTGTTAAAAAGGCGATTTCGCTCATAACATCAATCCACCGTAAATTCTCATTAAATTCTAGACAATCAAAAATGATGACCTGATTTTTCAATAAGGCCATGTTTCCCAAATGCATATCTCCATGACATTCCCGAATAAAACCTTGTTTTTTCCTTTTTTTCATCAGCGGCCGTAATAATTGATGTGTTTTTTTGATCCAATGTTCAAGGTGGGAAAGATCTTGTCGTTCGGTTCGAGACGTTATATTTTTAAAAATGGTTTGAAAATTTTCCCGAATGGGTTGGATAATCCGATTGGGTGAACCAAAGGGAGAGCCCATTGGGGCAACAGGAATCCGCTGATGAAATTGGGCCAATTTTGTTGTGAGACCATCAATATGGCCCGCTAGAAGTTGCCCGCGTGCCAACACCCGATCTAGTTGGGCATCTTGGGGAAATTCTCGCATTTTTACCGCATATTCAATAGGAGGTTCTTTCCCGTTCAAAATTGGGGCTTCAGGACTTCCCGAAATTGGGATGACATCTAAATAGATTTTTTCCGAAAGCCGTTTGTTTAACCGAAGTTCTTCCTGGCAATAGAAAAGCCGTTTTTTTAGGGAAGAAAAATCTAAAAAACCAAGATTCAGGGGTTTTTTTATTTTGTAGGCGAACCGGCCGGTGAGCAAAACCCACGAGATGTGGGTTTGAATCACCCGGAAATGCCCGGCGGGGTGGCCAAACAGCTTCGGATTTTGAAGCGCTTGAATGAGAGGAGGTAGATGATTGTCTGTCACTGGTTTTAATTTTTAATGGGTCTTTTGGTTTTATTATTTTAAAACGGCGAATTGATCCTGGTCACTAAGATCGTTTTAAATTTTCTCATTTCCGTGATTCATACGACTTCCGGGGGAAAAAGCTTCATTTAATGTGTTCCTTGGGGGTTTATTAGAAAAGTATATGACATTGTATCCTAAAGTTCAAACGGTTGTGGAACGTCTTGAAAACGGCAAAGAAATCATCCGGTCTTAAATTGATCCAAAAAAACAATAAAAAAATATGTCTTTAGGGGCCTAAATCGTATAGTATTTCTCTTTTCTAGAATTGGACAATGTTCCTTGGGGTAATTCGAAATCTCCCCTTAAAAATCAATCATGCGGTTCAAGATTATTCTTATTGCTCATATTTCCTCTTTGTTTTTTTATTCTATCCCAAAGGGTTTTGCGGAAACCCGCCTGCCTGAAGAAATTCCGACACTCTATTTGGATCCGATTATCATCACGGGTTCGAACCTTCCGTCCCCAAAATCGAAAGCCGATCTGAGTTTGACCGTGATCTCTGAAGAACGGATAGAGGCGGAACAGGAAGTGAGTGCCACGGAACTCCTGAGGCATGTTCCCGGTCTGCATATCGATCAGCCGGGAGGGAGGGGAGGGGTCGGATCCGTTTATATTCGGGGGGGAGATCCGAATTATACGCTCGTCCTGATCGACGGGATTCGGGTGAATGACCCCACCAATTCCCGAGGCGGGTCTTTTGATTTCTCGTCCCTCAATCAGGACGGGATCGAACGGATCGAGGTGGTCCGCGGTGGATTTTCCCCTATCTATGGGTCCGATGCCATGGCGGGCGTGGTTCACATGTTGACCCGAAGGGGGAGCGGAAAACCCACGATGGGATTAGAGGTTTCTGGAGGACTGTATGAAACCTATCGGTTGGGGGTCCAGGCACAAGGCGCCTATCGCTTTTTCGACTACTCCCTGAGCGGTTCCGTCCATGACAGCGGGAAGGCCGTTCCCGGAGACCGCCTGTTCAATGAAACCTATCATTCCAAGTTCGGTTTCAGACCTGAGAAATGGAATATTCAAACCGTTTTTCGATTTCAATCCAGTGAGATGGAGTCTTATCCGAATGATAGTGGCGGAGACCGGTTTTCGGTGATCAGAACACTTGAATTTCGTGAGTCTGAAGCGTTTTCCATGGGGACGGATGCCTCCTATCCGATTTTTAATAAGTGGAACGCCCGTATTCATTTCGATTATTTGGACCGGGACGAAACAATCGACTCTCCAGGAGTCGCGCCGGGAATACGGGACCCTTTTGGAATACCCCAAAATTTTTCAGACAATCGGTTTCAACGGATGACGCTGAGACAGGACAATGTCGTAGAAGTGAGAGAGGACTTTCAGTTTACCCTCGGTGTGGAAGGGCAATTGGAAGAAGGGGAACACCGGGGTCATCTCCTTGTGGGGAATACCATTGTTCCAACACAATTTCGGTTAGAGAGTATCCTTCTGGCCCCATTTATTGAGTTTCAGATGAACCCCCGAAAAGAGGTTTTTTTGACCGCCAGTGCCAGGTGGGATGTCCCTGAGGATTTTAAATCCCAAATCAGTCACCGGTTTGGATTTTCTTATTCACTTCCCGTGGTTCGG
Protein-coding regions in this window:
- a CDS encoding AAA family ATPase, whose protein sequence is MTDNHLPPLIQALQNPKLFGHPAGHFRVIQTHISWVLLTGRFAYKIKKPLNLGFLDFSSLKKRLFYCQEELRLNKRLSEKIYLDVIPISGSPEAPILNGKEPPIEYAVKMREFPQDAQLDRVLARGQLLAGHIDGLTTKLAQFHQRIPVAPMGSPFGSPNRIIQPIRENFQTIFKNITSRTERQDLSHLEHWIKKTHQLLRPLMKKRKKQGFIRECHGDMHLGNMALLKNQVIIFDCLEFNENLRWIDVMSEIAFLTMDLEDRRQYFFANKILNGYLEKTGDYEGTRILRYFQVYRALVRAKVSCIRLNQEGITKKDQKLIREEIKTYLNLAKGYTHPKEKWLAITHGFSGSGKTTLTQFLLEKTGALRIRTDVERKRLKGLSPSARTRSPIGKNLYSSHVTRQVYLKMRGLAKMILGAGFPVIVDGTFLKKLQRKILQPIARDINIPFVILNFKAPESTLRSRINRRKKKASDASEANLDVLKHQIFSQEPLEKKEQFYTIDFDVGKEIKEEQKLKKLIRLIKKLKNKKTFC
- a CDS encoding TonB-dependent receptor plug domain-containing protein; the encoded protein is MRFKIILIAHISSLFFYSIPKGFAETRLPEEIPTLYLDPIIITGSNLPSPKSKADLSLTVISEERIEAEQEVSATELLRHVPGLHIDQPGGRGGVGSVYIRGGDPNYTLVLIDGIRVNDPTNSRGGSFDFSSLNQDGIERIEVVRGGFSPIYGSDAMAGVVHMLTRRGSGKPTMGLEVSGGLYETYRLGVQAQGAYRFFDYSLSGSVHDSGKAVPGDRLFNETYHSKFGFRPEKWNIQTVFRFQSSEMESYPNDSGGDRFSVIRTLEFRESEAFSMGTDASYPIFNKWNARIHFDYLDRDETIDSPGVAPGIRDPFGIPQNFSDNRFQRMTLRQDNVVEVREDFQFTLGVEGQLEEGEHRGHLLVGNTIVPTQFRLESILLAPFIEFQMNPRKEVFLTASARWDVPEDFKSQISHRFGFSYSLPVVR